CGGTGGTGGAACCGTCGGCGATCAGTGCGGCGGCGAGCCGGCGGTCGTCGCTGGAGCGGACCAGGTAGCGGTGCGGGCGGTCGGTCATCAGCCGACGGATCCGGCGGAAGTCGCCGGAGGCCGCGTGCCGGCCGGCCACCACGACCTCGATGTGCCGGGCCAGTTGCTCGACCTCCTCCAGGATGTGCGAGGAGAACAGCACGGTGCGGCCGTCCGCGCCGAAGCGGCGCAGCAGCTCCATCAACTGGAGCCGCTGGCGCGGGTCCATGCCGTTGAAGGGCTCGTCCAGCAGCAGCACGGCCGGGTCGTGGACCAGCGCGGAGGCCATCTTGACCCGCTGCTTCATGCCCTTGGAGTACGTCCCGGTGCGGCGGTCCTTGGCGTGCGCCATCTCCACCAGGTCCAGGGCCCGGCGGGCGGCGGCGCCCGGCTGGGGCAGGCCGTGCAGTTCGGCGTTGGCGAGCACGAACTCCCAGCCCGTCAGGTGGTCGTACATCGACTCCCGTTCGGGGACCAGGCCGATCTGCCGGTACACCTGCTGGTTGCGCCAGATCGGCGTGCCGTCCAGGGTGACCGCGCCGCCGGACGGGGCAAGGAAGCCGCTCATCATGTGGATGAGGGTGGACTTGCCCGCGCCGTTGGGCCCGAGCAGACCGGTGACGC
The genomic region above belongs to Streptomyces sp. 1331.2 and contains:
- a CDS encoding ABC transporter ATP-binding protein, coding for MATISIDKVSRWFGNVVAVNDVTMAIGPGVTGLLGPNGAGKSTLIHMMSGFLAPSGGAVTLDGTPIWRNQQVYRQIGLVPERESMYDHLTGWEFVLANAELHGLPQPGAAARRALDLVEMAHAKDRRTGTYSKGMKQRVKMASALVHDPAVLLLDEPFNGMDPRQRLQLMELLRRFGADGRTVLFSSHILEEVEQLARHIEVVVAGRHAASGDFRRIRRLMTDRPHRYLVRSSDDRRLAAALIADGSTTGIEVDERERALRIEAVNFQGFTTLLPRVAREAGIRLYTVSPADESLESVFSYLVSA